Proteins encoded in a region of the Bactrocera tryoni isolate S06 chromosome 4, CSIRO_BtryS06_freeze2, whole genome shotgun sequence genome:
- the LOC120774026 gene encoding ras-associated and pleckstrin homology domains-containing protein 1 has protein sequence MDCSLAEQNSVNSLDETIRSLTQLASSGSPLRRENTFTSVTAQQVTVLSSSPSSTAAAIQTAAAIKLRKYSDRCLTTAEAKSHTYRISMANLEETQESELDMILGELSLLEAQINCGDAAFLPGCGVPGPQQHVNQTSGLNMGTAPPTRTHSRTNSTISGATTISLSGSSECGSSATTHSLASSSGVSENGQSSVGSGGSVSSVMGVTMVGVGGGVVGMMREPRTESPDNDSAFSDTVSLLSSESSASSSASSALHHKQMQQLQQQQQLQYMQQQLSGTTLSSSKAAKIQLALHKLEHPSIRRLFVKAFTSDGASKSLLVDERMTCGHVTRLLADKNHVHMQANWALVENLGDLQMERLFEDHELLVDNLMTWNSDAGNRVLFQQRSDKVSLFAKPEIYLPGPQMAPGSQHDEHTRAMLLEEFFETNSQLQVDGPLYMKADSKKGWKRYHFVLRSSGLYYFPKEKTKNTRDLACLTLFNGYNVYRGLGWKKKWKSPTDYAFGFKSAVDSSLGKTCRTLKMLCAEDLETMEKWITAIRISKYGKQLWDSHKTLMDDLSLGDVMSQSSFGVSMRSESISSISSAVPSQCGSVSSAVSSMSNSSGRVSRASSSSSSGCLSDDNNGFDSEFTTGTIKRKPSMKPNLPLTTMTRQLKEVGEITICEGSGADVQDATSPERSGTLTRRHSRRKSQESNGSGTLKRRQPTAAVAKRGSAESMNATACNSSGSSNSTPTPTPSICTKPLLEYEASRATPVNDVAGVTNCMSSSTLSLDSLPPPPPPPPITDEHEIYGSQLSLVSLPPPPPPEDVMVYPQPPQEYACAGGLKSNGMPPAVPAKPQKSQQTPVKGPAPPYKAPPEYVGQAHAQHMNNSNNNSGINAAAAAGLPPPPPPTNTGTQKKVSFADSPVLLRRKMCSPEPPVCVMQMHAQPIYGYAPCPLPPPRADMTRLSTNSSNCSSIDFGSPKRLQESTSNPPRDFLKDLQRVMRKKWQVAQKCKLEPATTPHEVLGFRDFNDELHNLNASATTHYYRETANVSNWVQEHYGAGAPPPPPSEYALYENLHANDAPNGMGGTAVMMEPQFPMSGTAVAAAAAQRKKRPPPPPPKRSDSTQLTHRV, from the exons ATTAGAAGTCTCACGCAATTAGCTTCGAGCGGCAGCCCATTGCGGCGCGAAAACACCTTCACATCGGTCACAGCCCAACAAGTGACAGTCTTATCGTCGTCGCCATCGTCTACGGCGGCGGCGATACAAACTGCGGCAGCCATTAAGCTGCGCAAGTACAGCGATCGTTGTCTGACCACAGCCGAGGCCAAATCGCACACCTACCGCATTTCGATGGCCAATTTGGAGGAGACACAAGAGTCCGAACTGGACATGATATTGGGCGAACTGAGCTTATTGGAGGCGCAAATTAATTGCGGTGATGCTGCCTTTCTACCCGGTTGCGGTGTGCCTGGACCGCAGCAGCATGTAAATCAAACAAGCGGCCTGAACATGGGTACAGCACCGCCAACACGCACACATTCGCGCACAAATTCCACCATTTCAGGTGCCACAACTATTTCGCTATCCGGTTCGTCGGAGTGCGGCAGCAGTGCCACCACGCATTCGTTGGCCTCCTCCTCGGGCGTTTCGGAGAACGGACAGAGTAGCGTGGGCAGCGGCGGTAGCGTGAGCAGTGTGATGGGTGTCACTATGGTTGGTGTGGGTGGCGGTGTGGTGGGCATGATGCGCGAGCCGCGCACCGAATCGCCGGACAATGATTCCGCTTTCAGTGATACGGTTTCGCTCTTGTCCAGCGAGTCGTCCGCCTCGAGCAGCGCTAGCTCGGCGCTGCATCACAAGCAAATGCAGCAgttgcagcagcaacagcagcttcAGTATATGCAACAACAGCTGAGCGGCACTACATTGAGCAGCAGCAAGGCGGCCAAGATACAGTTGGCGCTGCATAAGTTGGAGCATCCATCCATACGCAGATTGTTTGTGAAGGCGTTTACCTCGGACGGCGCTTCCAAGTCGCTATTGGTTGATGAGCGCATGACATGTGGTCACGTGACACGCTTGCTGGCCGATAAGAATCACGTGCACATGCAAGCCAATTGGGCGCTGGTAGAGAATTTGGGCGATCTGCAAATGG AGCGTCTCTTCGAGGATCACGAGCTGTTGGTGGATAATTTAATGACTTGGAATTCGGATGCGGGTAATCGTGTGCTTTTCCAACAGCGCAGCGACAAGGTATCGCTTTTTGCCAAACCCGAAATCTACTTGCCGGGCCCACAAATGGCGCCTGGCAGTCAACATGATGAGCATACACGCGCTATGTTGTTGGAGGAGTTCTTCGAGACCAACTCACAGCTGCAGGTCGATGGTCCACTATATATGAAAGCCGATTCGAAGAAGGGCTGGAAACGTTATCACTTCGTGTTGCGATCTTCCGGTCTCTACTACTTTCCGAAAGAGAAAACGAAGAACACACGTGATTTAGCTTGTCTAACGCTCTTCAATGGCTACAATGTGTATCGCGGTTTGGGCTGGAAGAAGAAATGGAAGTCGCCCACGGACTATGCGTTCGGCTTCAAGTCAGCCGTTGATTCGTCATTGGGTAAAACATGCCGTACATTGAAAATGCTGTGCGCTGAGGATTTGGAGACAATGGAGAAGTGGATCACGGCCATACGCATCTCGAAATACGGCAAACAGCTGTGGGATAGCCACAAAACACTAATGGATGATCTCAGTTTGGGTGATGTGATGTCACAGAGCAGTTTCGGCGTGTCGATGCGTAGCGAATCGATTAGCAGCATCTCATCGGCTGTTCCTTCACAGTGCGGTAGCGTCTCCTCTGCCGTTTCGAGCATGTCCAATTCGAGCGGACGCGTTTCGCGCGCCTCCTCATCTTCGTCAAGTGGCTGCCTTTCGGACGACAACAACGGCTTCGACTCTGAATTCACCACAGGCACCATCAAACGTAAACCTTCGATGAAACCGAATCTACCGTTGACTACTATGACGCGCCAGTTGAAGGAAGTCGGTGAAATAACTATTTGTGAGGGCAGTGGCGCTGATGTGCAGGACGCCACCTCGCCTGAGCGCAGCGGCACGTTAACGCGTCGACACAGTCGCCGCAAATCGCAAGAGAGCAACGGTAGCGGTACACTAAAACGGCGCCAGCCCACAGCGGCTGTGGCCAAACGCGGTTCGGCCGAAAGCATGAACGCAACCGCTTGCAATTCATCTGGTTCCTCCAATTCGACACCTACGCCAACGCCCAGCATTTGCACCAAGCCGCTGCTGGAATATGAAGCGTCACGCGCCACACCTGTTAACGATGTGGCCGGCGTCACAAACTGCATGTCCTCATCAACACTCTCGCTAGACTCGctgccgccaccaccaccgcctCCGCCGATTACCGATGAACATGAGATATACGGCTCACAGCTGTCGCTGGTTTCATTGccaccgccgccaccaccaGAAGATGTCATGGTATATCCACAGCCGCCACAAGAATACGCGTGTGCTGGTGGCCTTAAGTCAAACGGCATGCCACCGGCGGTGCCTGCAAAGCCGCAAAAATCGCAACAAACGCCCGTCAAGGGACCGGCGCCACCCTACAAGGCGCCACCAGAGTATGTGGGGCAAGCGCACGCTCAGCATAtgaacaatagcaacaacaacagtggtaTTAATGCTGCTGCGGCCGCTGGactgccaccaccaccaccaccaacgaATACGGGCACACAAAAGAAAGTCTCCTTCGCCGATTCGCCAGTGTTGTTGCGTCGCAAAATGTGCTCTCCCGAGCCGCCCGTGTGTGTAATGCAAATGCATGCACAGCCCATTTATGGTTACGCGCCTTGTCCGCTGCCACCGCCACGCGCTGATATGACGCGTCTTTCCACGAACTCTTCGAACTGCAGTTCCATCGACTTTGGCTCACCGAAGCGCCTGCAGGAGTCCACCTCGAATCCGCCGCGTGACTTTCTCAAGGATCTGCAGCGCGTAATGCGTAAGAAATGGCAAGTGGCCCAGAAGTGCAAACTGGAACCGGCCACAACGCCGCACGAAGTGCTCGGCTTTCGTGATTTCAACGACGAGTTGCACAATTTGAATGCCTCCGCCACCACACACTACTACCGCGAGACGGCCAATGTGAGCAATTGGGTGCAGGAGCATTATGGCGCAGGCGCACCACCACCGCCGCCGAGCGAGTATGCGCTCTACGAAAATTTGCATGCGAATGATGCGCCGAACGGCATGGGCGGCACAGCAGTCATGATGGAACCACAATTCCCTATGAGCGGCACGGCGGTGGCTGCAGCAGCGGCACAACGCAAGAAGCggccaccgccaccaccacccaAACGCAGCGATTCGACGCAGCTGACGCATAGGGTTTAG